The Hymenobacter baengnokdamensis genome includes a region encoding these proteins:
- a CDS encoding ATP-binding protein produces the protein MTPTAADLARENEELRHQLREAEELIAAVRTGAVDALAIHGADGPRIFTLESADHGYRHLVEQMSEGAVLLAADGFVLYCNAALAQVLGCPLSDILGHAFTDFIPAEYQRYWAELWQQGWATQARGELPLQNCLDKVLRPFSVSMNVLTFSGTSTLAVLLADVSARLEISSIRSVVAKQNKLLDRKNEELVRQQAAHQAAERTAVEVSRVLEGIPQIAWTADARGETTFLNHRWFDYVGEPAITPEQIASRIHPDDFRPAMQSWEKSLATQEPLELECRILNSRGEYRWMLGRALPSRNEEGEIIQWIGTYTDIHEHKLAQERVAQAHQLLHDNNEELTRVNIDLDSFIYTASHDLKGPITNIEGLLEALADELPVKNLLPGPVSSILMMLDKSVERFQRTIEQLSDVAKLQREHGLASTPVLLAPVVRDVSLDLASMLRTTGAQLTVDLADQLTVRFLEKNLRSLVYNLLNNALKYRAPERVPQVTIRAQPDGRYVRLTVQDNGLGIDPAGQRKLFGLFERLHSHVEGSGIGLFMVKKMVENAGGRIWVESELDVGSAFNVLLPQ, from the coding sequence ATGACCCCCACCGCCGCTGACCTGGCCCGGGAAAACGAAGAGCTACGCCACCAACTGCGGGAGGCTGAAGAGCTGATTGCGGCCGTGCGCACCGGGGCGGTTGATGCGCTGGCCATTCACGGAGCCGACGGGCCGCGCATCTTTACCCTCGAAAGTGCCGACCACGGCTACCGCCACCTGGTAGAGCAGATGAGCGAAGGGGCAGTTCTGCTCGCGGCCGATGGCTTTGTGCTGTATTGCAACGCCGCCCTGGCGCAGGTGCTGGGCTGCCCGCTCAGTGATATCCTGGGCCATGCCTTCACCGACTTTATTCCGGCCGAGTACCAGCGCTACTGGGCCGAGCTGTGGCAGCAGGGCTGGGCCACCCAGGCCCGCGGCGAGCTGCCGCTGCAAAACTGCCTCGATAAGGTACTGCGCCCGTTTTCAGTGTCGATGAACGTGCTCACTTTTAGCGGAACATCTACCCTGGCGGTGCTGCTGGCCGACGTGTCGGCGCGCCTGGAGATATCCTCCATCCGCTCGGTAGTTGCCAAGCAGAACAAGCTGCTCGACCGCAAAAACGAGGAGCTGGTGCGCCAGCAGGCGGCGCACCAGGCGGCCGAGCGCACGGCCGTCGAAGTGAGCCGCGTGCTGGAAGGAATTCCGCAGATAGCCTGGACTGCCGATGCCAGGGGCGAAACTACCTTTCTCAATCACCGCTGGTTCGACTACGTGGGCGAGCCGGCTATTACGCCGGAGCAGATTGCCAGCCGCATTCACCCCGACGACTTCCGGCCCGCGATGCAGAGCTGGGAAAAAAGCCTGGCCACCCAGGAGCCGCTGGAGCTCGAATGCCGCATCCTGAATAGCCGCGGCGAATACCGCTGGATGCTGGGCCGGGCCTTGCCCTCGCGCAATGAGGAGGGCGAGATTATTCAGTGGATTGGCACCTACACCGATATCCATGAGCACAAGCTGGCCCAGGAGCGCGTGGCCCAGGCCCATCAGCTGCTGCACGATAATAACGAAGAGCTGACCCGCGTAAATATAGACCTGGATAGCTTTATCTACACGGCCTCGCATGACCTGAAGGGCCCGATTACCAACATCGAAGGGCTGCTCGAAGCCCTGGCCGATGAGCTGCCCGTCAAAAACCTGTTACCCGGCCCGGTTTCGTCTATCCTGATGATGCTCGATAAATCGGTCGAGCGCTTTCAGCGCACTATCGAGCAGCTCAGCGATGTGGCCAAGCTTCAGCGCGAGCATGGCCTGGCCAGCACGCCGGTGCTGCTGGCACCGGTAGTGCGCGACGTCAGCCTCGACCTGGCTTCGATGCTGCGCACCACCGGCGCGCAGCTTACCGTTGACCTGGCCGACCAGCTTACGGTGCGCTTTCTGGAAAAAAACCTGCGCAGTCTGGTGTACAATCTGCTTAATAATGCCCTCAAGTACCGTGCGCCCGAACGGGTGCCGCAAGTGACGATACGGGCGCAGCCGGATGGGCGCTACGTACGCCTAACCGTGCAGGATAATGGCCTGGGCATCGACCCAGCGGGCCAGCGCAAGCTTTTCGGCCTGTTTGAGCGCCTGCACAGCCACGTAGAGGGCAGCGGCATCGGCCTGTTTATGGTTAAGAAGATGGTGGAGAATGCGGGGGGGCGCATCTGGGTTGAGAGCGAGCTGGACGTAGGCTCGGCATTCAACGTGCTGCTGCCGCAGTAA
- a CDS encoding circadian clock KaiB family protein, giving the protein MMEVREDIGENSPPEEGETWELRLYVAGQTAKSIAALANLRRYCEQHMPGRYHLEVIDLLEKPQLAEGDQILAIPTLVRKMPEPIRKVIGDLSNEERVFVGLDLRPKRP; this is encoded by the coding sequence ATGATGGAAGTGAGGGAAGACATAGGCGAAAACAGCCCGCCGGAAGAAGGCGAAACGTGGGAGCTGCGGCTGTACGTAGCCGGCCAAACTGCTAAATCAATTGCGGCCCTGGCTAACCTGCGCCGCTACTGCGAGCAGCATATGCCGGGCCGCTACCACCTGGAGGTGATTGACTTGCTTGAAAAGCCCCAGCTGGCCGAAGGCGACCAGATTCTGGCCATTCCTACGCTGGTGCGTAAAATGCCCGAGCCAATCCGCAAGGTTATCGGCGACCTCTCGAATGAGGAGCGCGTATTTGTCGGGCTCGACCTGCGCCCGAAGCGCCCTTAG
- a CDS encoding circadian clock KaiB family protein, whose translation MSPATIPAEEPAYEFYLYVTGATPNSTRALRNIKEICEVHLQGQYILKIVDIYQEPQVAQQEQIIASPTLIRRRPLPQRRLVGDLSNRATVLAVLGIDHLLPPASVS comes from the coding sequence ATGAGCCCCGCTACCATTCCTGCCGAAGAACCTGCCTACGAATTTTACCTCTACGTAACGGGAGCTACTCCTAATTCGACCCGGGCGCTGCGCAATATTAAAGAGATTTGTGAGGTGCATTTACAAGGTCAGTATATATTAAAAATAGTAGATATATACCAAGAGCCCCAGGTGGCCCAGCAGGAGCAGATTATAGCCAGCCCCACGCTGATACGGCGCCGCCCGCTGCCCCAGCGGCGCCTGGTAGGTGACCTTTCTAACCGGGCAACCGTATTGGCTGTATTAGGAATTGACCACCTGCTGCCCCCGGCTTCTGTATCATGA